One stretch of Spirochaeta lutea DNA includes these proteins:
- a CDS encoding hemolysin family protein → MNVFRRLLQKRSSTPNPKEEYRDLNIEERDMIRGVVELSQTTVKEVMVPRIDVVLLQKTADVVTLLEQIVECGHSRFPVYDGTIDNVVGILYAKDLLRFLLTKEPVTIEALLRKPYFVPESMRLDSLLREMKRRRVHIAVSVDEYGGVSGIVCMEDIIEEIIGDIQDEFDNEREDVITLGEGSFLCDARANIEDLNEELSISLPTEDFDTLGGFVFDLFGKIPVRYEKVNYEDLVFIIQEMDGHKIRTIKVIKTQP, encoded by the coding sequence ATGAACGTATTTAGACGATTATTACAGAAACGGTCAAGCACTCCAAATCCCAAGGAAGAATACCGTGATCTTAACATTGAAGAACGCGATATGATTCGTGGTGTGGTGGAGCTGTCACAAACAACGGTCAAAGAGGTAATGGTTCCGCGTATTGATGTTGTTCTCCTCCAAAAGACAGCGGACGTGGTTACCCTGTTGGAACAAATTGTTGAATGCGGTCATTCTCGGTTCCCTGTTTATGACGGCACCATCGATAACGTGGTCGGTATCCTCTATGCCAAGGACCTGCTACGGTTTCTCCTAACAAAGGAACCGGTAACCATCGAGGCGCTTCTCAGAAAACCCTATTTTGTTCCTGAGAGTATGCGGTTGGATTCACTTCTTAGAGAAATGAAACGCAGACGGGTACACATCGCAGTGTCTGTTGACGAATACGGCGGTGTGAGCGGAATCGTTTGTATGGAAGATATTATTGAAGAAATCATTGGTGACATCCAAGATGAATTTGATAACGAACGGGAGGATGTTATCACCCTCGGTGAAGGATCCTTCTTATGTGATGCCCGGGCAAATATTGAGGATTTAAATGAGGAACTTTCTATATCGCTACCGACGGAGGATTTTGATACCCTCGGTGGGTTTGTCTTCGATTTATTCGGCAAAATTCCGGTTCGGTATGAAAAGGTTAACTATGAGGATCTCGTTTTCATAATCCAAGAGATGGACGGTCATAAAATCAGAACAATCAAAGTGATTAAAACCCAACCATGA
- a CDS encoding PhoH family protein, which translates to MIQDIQTTHELESGTLLADICGINDENLQIIEKTIGCPIYSKGNQLIVDSTDDNKVKQFSILIGELKQRVSSGHGIDKTVVQNLLTTIIEHPNESTHLKNQYIVLPQGFSRVYPRSINQATFMRGLETNDMSIAIGPAGTGKTFLAIAHALSEVLAKKKRKLLLTRPVVEAGESLGFLPGDLTQKLNPYLKPLYDAMDALIPSELVSRMEENRIIEVAPLAYMRGRSLKDCYIILDEAQNTTREQMKMFLTRLGEGSKAIITGDITQIDLPKKQNSGLIQASTILRHIPEIHFTHFTTKDVVRSQLVKKIINAYDDFYKNQTGNQQ; encoded by the coding sequence TTGATACAAGATATACAAACTACTCATGAACTGGAAAGCGGCACTCTTTTAGCGGATATTTGTGGAATAAACGATGAAAATCTACAAATTATCGAAAAAACGATAGGTTGTCCGATTTACTCGAAGGGTAACCAACTAATAGTTGATAGCACTGATGATAACAAAGTAAAACAATTCTCAATACTAATCGGGGAATTAAAACAAAGGGTCTCTTCCGGGCATGGAATTGATAAAACCGTTGTACAGAACCTCCTCACAACCATCATTGAACACCCTAACGAAAGTACCCATCTTAAAAATCAGTATATTGTTCTTCCTCAAGGATTTTCGAGGGTGTACCCCCGAAGCATTAATCAGGCTACCTTTATGCGAGGCTTGGAAACCAACGATATGTCAATTGCCATCGGTCCAGCGGGTACAGGGAAAACATTTCTGGCCATCGCCCATGCATTATCCGAGGTTTTAGCAAAAAAAAAGCGAAAGCTTCTCCTAACCAGACCGGTGGTCGAGGCAGGGGAATCCCTCGGATTTTTACCAGGGGATTTAACTCAGAAATTAAACCCGTACCTTAAGCCACTCTATGATGCCATGGATGCCTTAATTCCGAGTGAGTTGGTTTCCCGGATGGAGGAAAATCGAATCATTGAGGTTGCACCCCTGGCATATATGAGAGGCCGATCCTTAAAAGACTGTTATATCATCCTCGATGAGGCTCAAAATACTACTCGCGAACAAATGAAGATGTTTTTAACCCGTCTCGGTGAGGGGTCAAAGGCGATCATCACCGGGGATATAACCCAGATTGATTTACCAAAAAAACAAAACTCTGGACTAATCCAGGCTAGTACGATTCTTCGTCATATACCGGAAATACACTTCACACATTTTACTACTAAGGATGTCGTGAGAAGTCAACTTGTTAAAAAGATTATCAACGCTTATGATGATTTTTATAAAAATCAAACAGGAAATCAACAATGA
- the ybeY gene encoding rRNA maturation RNase YbeY, translating to MNRIEVHCEEVDPPSWISAAIAYVEGVLSKLELDQWEVSIILCTNKYMKDINNAYRGKNEPTDVLSFPQVASPDELPDIAQLKKENNFFLAGDILISLDGVQENASFFKVSPEEELRRLLIHGILHLSGMDHESNDLTEPMLAKQESLLQAIKERIYTI from the coding sequence ATGAACCGAATTGAAGTCCATTGTGAAGAGGTTGATCCTCCGTCATGGATATCTGCTGCCATCGCCTATGTAGAAGGTGTGTTATCAAAACTCGAACTTGATCAATGGGAAGTCTCCATTATCTTATGTACAAATAAATACATGAAGGACATAAACAATGCATATAGGGGGAAAAACGAGCCGACTGATGTGTTATCTTTTCCACAGGTAGCCTCACCTGACGAGCTGCCCGATATAGCGCAATTAAAAAAAGAGAACAATTTCTTTCTTGCCGGTGATATACTTATTTCCCTAGATGGGGTTCAAGAAAACGCCAGCTTTTTCAAGGTATCACCTGAGGAAGAACTACGCAGACTGCTTATTCATGGTATTCTACACCTGTCGGGTATGGACCATGAGAGCAATGATTTAACCGAACCAATGCTTGCGAAACAAGAATCCCTATTACAAGCCATTAAGGAACGTATATACACCATATGA